The following proteins come from a genomic window of Peromyscus eremicus chromosome 23, PerEre_H2_v1, whole genome shotgun sequence:
- the Ppp1r35 gene encoding protein phosphatase 1 regulatory subunit 35 yields MMGYEASELESMEGEEAVEAPGPAPEPRAPEPRAPEPEPEPGLDLSLSPSPLPESPERRGDSPGRRKGRRGGGRRGRQVRFHLAPSSPVRSEPLLAPGAPSDDDPAAPHELEAPALQSSLALSLELQHARAAVASGQFDASKAVEEQLRKSFQTRCVLEETVAEGLNVPRSKRLYRDLVSLQVPEEQVLNAALREKLAMLPPQPRAPPPKEVLGQGPDMTMLCNPDSLCYESPHLTVDGLPPLRLQARPRPSEDTFLMHRMLRRWEA; encoded by the exons ATGATGGGCTACGAGGCGTCCGAGTTGGAGTCTATGGAGGGCGAAGAGGCCGTGGAGGCCCCGGGGCCAGCCCCGGAGCCGCGAGCCCCGGAGCCGCGAGCCCcagagcccgagcccgagccggGCTTGGACTTGAGCCTGAGCCCGAGCCCGTTGCCCGAGAGTCCGGAGCGGCGGGGCGACAGCCCGGGACGGCGGAAGGGGCGTCGGGGCGGCGGCCGGAGGGGGCGGCAG GTTCGTTTTCACCTGGCGCCGTCCTCCCCGGTGCGGTCCGAGCCGCTGCTCGCGCCCGGTGCACCGAGCGACGACGATCCCGCGGCGCCGCACGAGCTGGAGGCGCCGGCCCTGCAGAGCAGCCTGGCTTTGAGTCTGGAGCTGCAGCATGCGCGCGCCGCCGTCGCCAGCGGCCAGTTCGATGCCTCGAAGGCGGTGGAGGAGCAGCTGAGGAAGTCGTTCCAGACCCGCTGCGTCCTGGAGGAGACGGTGGCGGAGG GGTTGAACGTGCCGCGCTCTAAGCGACTCTACCGAGACCTAGTGAGTCTGCAGGTGCCAGAGGAGCAGGTTCTGAACGCGGCGCTGAGGGAGAAGCTGGCGATGCTGCCGCCGCAGCCCCGAGCCCCGCCCCCGAAG GAGGTGCTCGGGCAGGGGCCAGACATGACCATGCTGTGCAACCCAGACTCTCTCTGTTACGAATCTCCGCACTTGACAGTGGACGGGCTGCCCCCGTTAAGGCTTCAAGCCCGGCCCCGCCCTTCAGAAGATACCTTTCTCATGCATCGGATGCTGAGGCGCTGGGAAGCGTAG